The window CGTCGAGTTGATGGACGACACGGCCAGGCGACGGCTCCACGAACTGCCGGCCTTCCAGGAGCGGGCGGCCGGTTAGGCTCACCCGGTCGGATCATGGCCGGAAGGAGCCAGCATGGCCGGGATCAGTCTCACCAAGGTGGAGGAGAGCGCCCCCGCGCTGGTCAGCCTCTACAAGAGCGCGGGAGTCTCGCTCACCAAGCACGGCCTGAACGGGCAGCGTGCCGCTGTGTATCTCGTCGTCGACTACTCGGGTTCCATGAAGCCGTACTACGCGAACGGCAGCGTGCAGGCGCTCGCCGACCGGGTATTGGGCCTGGCCGCGCACTTCGACGACGACGGGACCGTGCCCGTCGTCTTCTTCTCCACGGACATCGACGCCGTCACCGACATCGCGCTCGACAACCACCAGGGGCGCATCGAGCGGATCGTCGCCGGGCTCGGGCACATGGGGAAGACGAGCTATCACCTGGCGATGGACGCCGTCATCGACCACTACCTCGACAGCGGCTCCAAGGATCCCGCGCTCGTCGTCTTCCAGACCGACGGAGGCCCGATCAACAAGCTCGCCGCCGAACGGTACCTGTGCAAGGCGGCGAAGCTGCCGCTCTTCTGGCAGTTCATCGGGTTCGGGGACACGTCGAGCAAGCAGTTCGACTTCCTGCGCAGGCTCGACGACCTGGCGGTCCCGGCCAAGCGGGTCGTCGACAACGCCGGTTTCTTCCACGCGGGTGCGGATCCGCGACGGGTCTCGGACGACGAGCTGTACGACCGCTTGGTGGGCGAGTTCCCCCACTGGCTGTCCGCGGCGCGGAGGCAGGGCATCGTCCGGTGACCGCACGGACGCTCCCACCGGGACCGGTTCGCGCCGAGGAGTACCACGAGCTCACGAACAGCGACGAGCACCACCACTGACGACGTCCGCGGCGAGCACCAGTTCCCGGCACTGCTGCGGGGTGCCCCAAGCGCCCCGCAGCGCCCGGGCCTTGGTCAGCCACAGGGACAGGTCGTACTCCGCGGTGTAGCCGATCGCGCCGTGCAGCTGCAGGGCCGTGCGGGCGGTCGCGTAGGCCGCCTCGCAGGCGGTGACCTTCGCGGCGGCGACGTCGGCCGGGTCCATCGTCAGCGCGGCGCCGAAGAGCAGGGGGCG of the Streptomyces aurantiacus genome contains:
- a CDS encoding vWA domain-containing protein; translated protein: MAGISLTKVEESAPALVSLYKSAGVSLTKHGLNGQRAAVYLVVDYSGSMKPYYANGSVQALADRVLGLAAHFDDDGTVPVVFFSTDIDAVTDIALDNHQGRIERIVAGLGHMGKTSYHLAMDAVIDHYLDSGSKDPALVVFQTDGGPINKLAAERYLCKAAKLPLFWQFIGFGDTSSKQFDFLRRLDDLAVPAKRVVDNAGFFHAGADPRRVSDDELYDRLVGEFPHWLSAARRQGIVR